A single window of Streptomyces cathayae DNA harbors:
- a CDS encoding enoyl-CoA hydratase/isomerase family protein → MEPRLLHGVIDAVATVVIRHPAKRNAMTTAMWRALPPLLDTLAGDPAVRALVLTGEGGTFCAGADISTLRGSPREAQRLAVAAEEALAAFPKPTLAAIRGHCVGGGAQLAAACDLRFAQEGAVFGVTPARLGIVYPASSTRRLVSLVGPSTAKYLLFSGELIDTGRALRAGLVDEVLPEGELDRRVAEFTRILASRSQLTQAAAKEFANGRTDRDDHWNERAHGNGDTAEGVAAFLDRRPPRFTWSLSDRRQDTAGQS, encoded by the coding sequence ATGGAGCCCCGGTTGCTGCACGGCGTCATCGACGCGGTCGCCACGGTCGTCATCCGCCACCCGGCGAAGCGCAACGCCATGACGACCGCGATGTGGCGCGCGCTGCCGCCGCTGCTCGACACGCTGGCGGGTGACCCCGCGGTACGCGCACTGGTGCTCACCGGCGAGGGCGGGACGTTCTGCGCCGGGGCGGACATCTCCACGCTCCGGGGGTCGCCGCGGGAGGCGCAGCGGCTCGCCGTGGCGGCCGAGGAGGCGCTCGCCGCCTTCCCCAAGCCGACGCTGGCGGCGATCCGGGGTCACTGCGTCGGCGGCGGGGCGCAGCTGGCGGCGGCCTGCGACCTGCGGTTCGCCCAGGAGGGAGCGGTGTTCGGGGTGACACCGGCCCGGCTCGGTATCGTCTACCCGGCCTCCTCCACCCGGCGGCTGGTGTCGCTGGTGGGTCCGTCCACCGCCAAGTACCTGCTGTTCTCGGGTGAATTGATCGACACCGGGCGGGCTCTGCGCGCCGGACTGGTCGACGAGGTGCTGCCCGAGGGCGAACTGGACCGGCGGGTCGCGGAGTTCACCCGGATCCTGGCATCCCGTTCGCAGTTGACGCAGGCCGCGGCGAAGGAGTTCGCGAACGGGCGCACCGACCGCGACGACCACTGGAACGAGCGGGCGCACGGGAACGGCGACACCGCGGAGGGGGTCGCCGCGTTCCTGGACCGCAGGCCGCCCCGGTTCACCTGGAGCCTTTCGGACCGACGGCAGGACACCGCGGGGCAGTCGTAG
- the idi gene encoding isopentenyl-diphosphate Delta-isomerase — protein sequence MPITPANATHSPSSGTAEAILLELVDDEGVTIGTSEKLAAHQPPGQLHRAFSVFLFDEHGRLLIQQRALGKYHSPGVWSNTCCGHPYPGEAPFAAAARRTFEELGLSPSLLAEAGTVRYNHPDPASGLVEQEYNHLFVGMVQAPLRVDPEEVASTAFVTPDELARRHAEDTFSVWFMTVLDAARPAIRELTGPSAGW from the coding sequence ATGCCGATCACACCTGCCAACGCGACGCACAGTCCGTCGAGCGGTACCGCCGAGGCGATCTTGCTGGAGCTGGTCGACGACGAGGGCGTGACGATCGGCACCTCGGAGAAGCTGGCGGCCCACCAGCCCCCGGGACAGCTGCACCGGGCGTTCTCGGTGTTCCTGTTCGACGAGCACGGGCGGCTGCTGATCCAGCAGCGGGCGCTGGGCAAGTACCACTCCCCCGGTGTGTGGTCCAACACCTGCTGCGGTCACCCCTACCCCGGTGAGGCGCCGTTCGCGGCGGCGGCCCGGCGGACCTTCGAGGAGCTGGGCCTGTCCCCGTCCCTGCTCGCCGAGGCCGGCACGGTCCGCTACAACCACCCGGACCCGGCTTCGGGCCTGGTGGAGCAGGAGTACAACCATCTGTTCGTCGGCATGGTGCAGGCACCGCTGCGGGTGGACCCGGAGGAGGTGGCGTCGACGGCGTTCGTGACCCCGGACGAGCTGGCCCGGCGGCACGCCGAGGACACCTTCTCGGTGTGGTTCATGACCGTCCTGGACGCCGCCCGCCCGGCGATCCGGGAGCTGACGGGGCCGTCGGCGGGCTGGTGA
- a CDS encoding CDP-alcohol phosphatidyltransferase family protein, which yields MSRPSVAELRPVVHPAGVKDRRSGEHWMGRLYMREVSLRVDRYLVNTRVTPNQLTYLMTVFGVLAAPALLVPGITGAVLGVVMVQMYLLLDCVDGEVARWKQQFSLSGVYLDRVGAYLCDAAVLVGLGLRAADLWGTGRIDWLWAFLGTLAALGAILVKAETDLVGVARHQGGLPPVKEAASEPRSSGMALARRAAGALKFHRLILGIEASLLILVLAIADAVQGDLFFTRLGTAVLAGIALLQTVLHLVSILASSRLR from the coding sequence ATGTCAAGGCCATCGGTAGCTGAACTCCGCCCGGTCGTACACCCCGCGGGGGTGAAGGACCGGCGCAGCGGTGAGCACTGGATGGGACGCCTCTACATGCGTGAGGTGTCCCTGCGGGTGGACCGCTACCTGGTGAACACCAGGGTCACGCCCAACCAGCTCACGTACCTGATGACCGTCTTCGGTGTCCTCGCGGCCCCGGCCCTGCTGGTGCCGGGGATCACGGGGGCCGTCCTCGGTGTGGTCATGGTCCAGATGTACCTGCTGCTGGACTGCGTCGACGGCGAGGTCGCCCGCTGGAAGCAGCAGTTCTCGCTCAGCGGGGTCTACCTGGACCGGGTCGGCGCCTACCTGTGCGACGCCGCCGTCCTGGTCGGACTGGGCCTGCGGGCGGCCGACCTGTGGGGCACCGGGCGCATCGACTGGCTCTGGGCCTTCCTCGGCACGCTGGCCGCCCTCGGCGCGATCCTGGTCAAGGCCGAGACCGACCTGGTCGGCGTGGCCCGCCACCAGGGCGGGCTGCCGCCGGTCAAGGAGGCCGCCTCCGAGCCGCGCTCCTCGGGCATGGCGCTGGCCCGCCGGGCCGCCGGGGCCCTGAAGTTCCACCGGCTGATCCTCGGCATCGAGGCGTCCCTGCTGATCCTGGTCCTCGCGATCGCGGACGCGGTCCAAGGCGACCTCTTCTTCACCCGGCTCGGCACCGCCGTCCTGGCCGGGATCGCCCTGCTGCAGACCGTTCTGCACCTGGTGTCCATCCTCGCCTCCAGCAGGCTGAGGTGA
- a CDS encoding ATP-binding protein → MDDQGSGPGPRPEDGERPVEAGTAAPLPYEGVWRFTASAVDASVPQARHAVRDLLLRQGVPVADDVVQGLLLIVSELVTNAVRHAALLSPTLAVEVAVGAEWVRVSVEDNHPYRPTALETDHGRTGGRGLLLVREITHEAGGLCDVEHTASGGKVVWAALPLKPVRL, encoded by the coding sequence ATGGACGACCAGGGGAGCGGCCCCGGCCCACGCCCGGAGGACGGGGAGAGACCCGTCGAGGCGGGCACCGCGGCACCGCTTCCGTACGAGGGTGTCTGGCGCTTCACCGCGTCCGCCGTGGACGCCTCGGTCCCGCAGGCGCGCCACGCCGTACGGGACCTGCTGCTGCGCCAGGGGGTGCCGGTCGCCGACGACGTGGTCCAGGGGCTGCTGCTGATCGTCTCGGAACTGGTCACCAACGCCGTACGGCACGCGGCGCTGCTCTCCCCGACGCTCGCCGTCGAGGTGGCCGTCGGTGCCGAGTGGGTCCGGGTGTCCGTGGAGGACAACCACCCCTACCGCCCGACCGCCCTGGAGACCGACCACGGCCGCACCGGCGGCCGTGGGCTGCTCCTGGTGCGCGAGATCACCCACGAGGCGGGCGGTCTGTGCGACGTCGAGCACACCGCGAGCGGCGGCAAGGTGGTCTGGGCCGCCCTGCCGCTCAAACCCGTGCGGCTCTGA
- a CDS encoding LPFR motif small protein, which translates to MFRAIADVLRQIGGAVATVVTLPFRALARLFGGASSAGHGRRA; encoded by the coding sequence GTGTTCCGTGCCATCGCGGATGTCCTGCGCCAGATCGGCGGCGCCGTCGCCACCGTCGTGACGCTGCCGTTCCGGGCTCTGGCCCGGCTCTTCGGCGGTGCCTCGTCCGCCGGGCACGGCCGGCGCGCCTGA
- a CDS encoding phosphocholine cytidylyltransferase family protein, whose amino-acid sequence MIGLVLAAGAGRRLRPYTDTLPKALVPVGPEGVEGEPTVLDLTLGNFAEIGLTEVAVIVGYRKEAVYERKAALEQKYGLKLTLIDNDKAEEWNNAYSLWCGRDALKDGVILANGDTVHPVSVEKTLLAARGDGKKIILALDTVKSLADEEMKVVADPDKGMTRITKLMDPAEATGEYIGVTLIEGDAAPELADALRTVWEADPQQFYEHGYQELVNRGFRIDVAPIGDVEWVEIDNHDDLARGREITCQS is encoded by the coding sequence ATGATCGGCCTCGTGCTGGCGGCCGGCGCCGGACGGCGTCTGCGTCCCTACACCGACACTCTGCCCAAGGCGCTGGTGCCGGTGGGGCCCGAGGGCGTGGAGGGCGAACCGACGGTCCTGGACCTGACCCTCGGCAACTTCGCCGAGATCGGCCTCACCGAGGTGGCCGTCATCGTCGGCTACCGCAAGGAGGCCGTGTACGAGCGCAAGGCGGCCCTGGAGCAGAAGTACGGGCTCAAGCTCACCCTCATCGACAACGACAAGGCCGAGGAGTGGAACAACGCCTACTCCCTGTGGTGCGGCCGTGACGCCCTCAAGGACGGGGTGATCCTCGCCAACGGCGACACCGTGCACCCCGTCTCCGTCGAGAAGACGCTGCTCGCCGCCCGCGGCGACGGCAAGAAGATCATCCTCGCCCTGGACACGGTGAAGTCGCTGGCCGACGAGGAGATGAAGGTCGTCGCCGACCCCGACAAGGGAATGACGCGGATCACCAAGCTGATGGACCCCGCCGAGGCGACCGGCGAGTACATCGGCGTCACCCTCATAGAGGGGGACGCCGCCCCCGAGCTCGCCGACGCGCTGAGGACCGTGTGGGAGGCCGACCCGCAGCAGTTCTACGAGCACGGCTACCAGGAGCTCGTGAACCGCGGCTTCCGGATCGACGTGGCACCGATCGGCGACGTCGAGTGGGTGGAGATCGACAACCACGACGACCTCGCCCGCGGCAGGGAGATCACATGCCAGTCCTGA
- a CDS encoding glycosyltransferase family 2 protein, protein MGNRPDELRALLDSVAKQEGGPVQVVVVGNGSPVPEVPEGVRTVELPENLGIPGGRNVGIEAFGPNGQDVDILLFLDDDGLLPGHDTAELCREAFTADPELGIISFRIADPDTGATQRRHVPRLRAADPMRSSRVTTFLGGANAVRTRVFADVGGLPDEFFYAHEETDLAWRALDAGWMIDYRSDMVLHHPTTAPSRHAVYHRMVARNRVWLARRNLPAPLVPVYLGVWMLLTLVRRPSRPALKAWFGGFREGWATPCGPRRPMRWRTVWRLTRLGRPPVI, encoded by the coding sequence ATGGGCAACCGCCCCGACGAACTGCGCGCCCTGCTGGACTCCGTCGCCAAGCAGGAGGGCGGCCCGGTCCAGGTGGTCGTGGTGGGCAACGGCTCGCCCGTCCCCGAGGTCCCCGAGGGCGTGCGCACCGTCGAGCTGCCGGAGAACCTCGGCATCCCCGGCGGCCGCAACGTCGGCATCGAGGCCTTCGGACCGAACGGCCAGGACGTCGACATCCTGCTGTTCCTCGACGACGACGGTCTCCTGCCCGGCCACGACACCGCCGAGCTGTGCCGGGAGGCGTTCACGGCCGACCCGGAGCTCGGCATCATCAGCTTCCGCATCGCCGACCCGGACACCGGGGCCACCCAGCGCCGCCACGTGCCCCGGCTGCGCGCCGCCGACCCGATGCGCTCCTCCCGGGTGACGACCTTCCTCGGCGGTGCCAACGCCGTACGCACCCGGGTCTTCGCCGACGTCGGTGGGCTGCCCGACGAATTCTTCTACGCCCATGAGGAAACCGACCTGGCCTGGCGGGCCCTCGACGCCGGCTGGATGATCGACTACCGGTCCGACATGGTGCTGCACCACCCGACCACCGCCCCCTCGCGGCACGCGGTCTACCACCGCATGGTCGCCCGCAACCGGGTCTGGCTGGCCCGCCGGAACCTCCCCGCGCCCCTGGTCCCCGTCTATCTGGGCGTCTGGATGCTGCTCACGCTGGTGCGCAGGCCCTCCCGCCCGGCCCTGAAGGCCTGGTTCGGCGGCTTCCGGGAGGGCTGGGCCACCCCCTGCGGGCCCCGCCGGCCCATGAGGTGGCGTACGGTGTGGCGGCTGACCCGGCTGGGCCGGCCCCCTGTCATCTGA
- a CDS encoding cation diffusion facilitator family transporter, translating to MGAGHDHGHAHGAPAGGTASAAYRGRLRVALTITLGVMVVEIVGGVLSGSLALVADAAHMATDALGLGMALLAIHFANRPPSERRTFGYARAEILAALANCLLLLGVGGYVLFEAVQRFVSPAETEGGLTLVFGAIGLVANMVSLALLMRGQKESLNVRGAFLEVAADALGSLAVIVSALVVMATGWAAADPIASLLIALMIVPRSFKLLRETLDVLLEAAPKDVDMAQVRAHILATDGVEDVHDLHAWTITSGMPVLSAHVVVRPEVLDALGHEKMLHELQSCLGDHFDVEHCTFQLEPRGHAEHEARLCH from the coding sequence ATGGGGGCTGGGCACGATCACGGGCACGCGCACGGAGCGCCCGCCGGCGGTACCGCGAGTGCGGCGTACCGCGGCAGGCTGCGGGTGGCGCTGACGATCACGCTCGGTGTCATGGTCGTCGAGATCGTCGGCGGTGTGCTGTCCGGCTCGCTGGCTCTCGTCGCCGACGCCGCTCACATGGCGACCGACGCCCTGGGGCTCGGCATGGCCCTGCTGGCGATCCATTTCGCGAACCGTCCGCCGAGCGAGCGCCGCACCTTCGGATACGCCCGTGCGGAGATCCTCGCCGCCCTGGCGAACTGCCTGCTGCTGCTCGGGGTGGGCGGCTATGTACTGTTCGAGGCGGTCCAGCGGTTCGTCTCGCCGGCCGAGACCGAGGGCGGGCTGACCCTGGTGTTCGGCGCGATCGGCCTCGTCGCCAACATGGTGTCGCTGGCGCTGCTGATGCGCGGGCAGAAGGAGAGCCTGAACGTGCGGGGGGCGTTCCTGGAGGTGGCCGCCGACGCGCTCGGCTCGCTCGCGGTGATCGTGTCCGCTCTGGTCGTCATGGCCACCGGCTGGGCGGCCGCCGACCCGATCGCCTCCCTCCTGATCGCCCTGATGATCGTGCCCCGCAGTTTCAAGCTGCTGCGCGAGACACTGGACGTCCTGCTGGAGGCGGCGCCCAAGGACGTGGACATGGCCCAGGTCCGCGCGCACATCCTGGCCACGGACGGCGTCGAGGACGTCCACGACCTGCACGCCTGGACGATCACCTCGGGCATGCCGGTGCTCTCCGCCCATGTGGTGGTCCGCCCCGAGGTCCTCGACGCCCTCGGGCACGAGAAGATGCTGCACGAGCTCCAGAGCTGTCTGGGCGACCACTTCGACGTGGAGCACTGCACCTTCCAGCTGGAGCCGCGCGGCCACGCGGAGCACGAGGCGCGGCTCTGCCACTGA
- a CDS encoding DUF5941 domain-containing protein: protein MSTAILTGQPVPGSSLETDLRSLGFDVRIAADTAEAETLLAEVPADRRVAVVDARFVGHEHALRLGLTDPRFPLAAIPGAVTAQQAGRQALTRAMARESSAAGEGPAGGTTLTGSLADRVAAALEADGADVYRPDLGSLVATVPDDPQTRNEARQAVAAVDDEAVRLKSAVKARDGFFTTYCVSPYSRYLARWCARRGLTPNQVTTASLLTALIAAGCAATGTRGGFVAAGVLLLASFVLDCTDGQLARYSLQYSTLGAWLDATFDRAKEYAYYAGLALGAARGGDDVWALALGAMVLQTCRHVVDFSFNEANTGDPAPTGPTAALSHRLDSVGWTVWVRRMIVLPIGERWAMLAVLTALTTPRITFYALLIGCAFAATYTTAGRVLRSRTRTGRRTERATRALADLADTGPLAERLAAVLSNTAQRLPGFTAPAVALLGGAAVVTTAALTDFGGPWTALAALLYVPASALAVARPLGGALDWLVPPFFRAAEYGTVLALAAHAGVNGALPAAYGLVAAVAYHHYDTVYRIRGDAGAPPPWLVRATGGHEGRTLTVAVLAALLTASQFTVALTALAVAVALLVLVESIRFWVAAHRGGAPAVHDEGEPA, encoded by the coding sequence TTGTCGACCGCCATCCTCACCGGACAGCCGGTGCCGGGTTCGTCACTCGAGACGGACCTGCGCTCCCTCGGCTTCGACGTGCGGATCGCGGCCGACACCGCCGAGGCCGAGACCCTGCTCGCCGAGGTGCCCGCGGACCGGCGGGTCGCCGTCGTCGACGCCCGGTTCGTGGGCCATGAGCACGCGCTGCGCCTCGGTCTCACCGACCCGCGCTTCCCGCTCGCCGCGATCCCCGGCGCCGTCACCGCCCAGCAGGCCGGCCGCCAGGCCCTGACCCGCGCGATGGCCCGCGAGAGCTCCGCCGCCGGCGAGGGCCCGGCCGGCGGCACCACCCTCACCGGCAGTCTCGCCGACCGCGTCGCCGCAGCCCTCGAAGCCGACGGTGCCGACGTGTACCGCCCCGACCTGGGCAGCCTCGTCGCCACCGTCCCCGACGACCCGCAGACCCGCAACGAGGCCAGGCAGGCCGTCGCCGCGGTCGACGACGAGGCCGTCCGCCTGAAGTCGGCGGTCAAGGCCCGCGACGGCTTCTTCACCACCTACTGCGTCAGCCCGTACTCCCGCTACCTCGCCCGCTGGTGCGCCCGCCGCGGGCTGACCCCCAACCAGGTCACCACCGCCTCGCTGCTCACCGCGCTCATAGCGGCGGGCTGCGCCGCCACCGGAACCCGCGGCGGCTTCGTCGCCGCCGGCGTCCTGCTGCTGGCCTCCTTCGTACTGGACTGCACCGACGGCCAGCTCGCCCGCTACTCCCTGCAGTACTCCACCCTCGGCGCCTGGCTCGACGCCACCTTCGACCGGGCCAAGGAGTACGCCTACTACGCGGGCCTCGCCCTCGGCGCGGCCCGCGGTGGTGACGACGTGTGGGCCCTCGCCCTCGGCGCGATGGTCCTGCAGACCTGCCGGCACGTCGTGGACTTCTCCTTCAACGAGGCGAACACGGGGGACCCCGCCCCCACCGGTCCCACCGCCGCCCTCTCCCACCGCCTGGACAGCGTCGGCTGGACGGTCTGGGTCCGCCGCATGATCGTCCTGCCGATCGGCGAGCGCTGGGCGATGCTCGCCGTCCTCACCGCCCTCACGACCCCCCGCATCACCTTCTACGCCCTGCTGATCGGCTGCGCCTTCGCGGCGACGTACACCACGGCGGGCCGCGTCCTGCGCTCGCGGACCCGCACGGGCCGCCGCACCGAGCGCGCGACGCGGGCCCTCGCCGACCTCGCCGACACCGGGCCGCTCGCCGAGCGCCTGGCGGCCGTGCTCAGCAACACCGCACAGCGCCTGCCCGGCTTCACCGCCCCCGCCGTCGCCCTGCTCGGCGGCGCCGCCGTCGTCACCACGGCCGCGCTGACCGACTTCGGCGGACCGTGGACCGCACTCGCGGCCCTGCTCTACGTCCCGGCCTCCGCCCTGGCCGTCGCCCGCCCCCTGGGCGGCGCCCTCGACTGGCTGGTCCCCCCCTTCTTCCGCGCCGCCGAGTACGGCACGGTGCTGGCGCTCGCGGCCCACGCGGGGGTGAACGGAGCGCTACCCGCTGCCTACGGACTGGTGGCCGCGGTCGCCTACCATCACTACGACACGGTCTACCGCATCCGCGGCGACGCGGGCGCGCCCCCGCCCTGGCTGGTGCGGGCGACCGGAGGGCACGAAGGCCGCACACTGACGGTCGCCGTACTGGCGGCCCTGCTCACCGCCTCGCAGTTCACGGTCGCACTCACGGCACTCGCCGTGGCCGTGGCCCTGCTGGTGCTCGTCGAGAGCATCCGCTTCTGGGTGGCCGCCCACCGGGGTGGCGCGCCCGCCGTACACGATGAAGGAGAACCCGCATGA
- a CDS encoding iron-containing alcohol dehydrogenase family protein, which produces MPVLTRLIPSPLVVDIRPGALESLGGVLADERISNSGRLAVAVSGGSGTGLRERLAPSLPGATWYEVGGGTLDDAVRLAGAMKAGRYDAVVGLGGGKIIDCAKFAAARVGLPLVAVPTNLAHDGLCSPVATLDNDAGRGSYGVPNPIAIVIDLDIIRDAPVRYVRAGIGDAVSNVSAVADWELACRVKGERIDGLAAAMARQAGESVLRHPGGIGDNDFLQVLAEALVLSGIAMSVSGDSRPSSGACHEINHAFDLLFPKRAAAHGEQCGLGAAFAMYLRGAHEESVHMAGVLRRHGLPVLPQEIGFTTEEFVRAVEFAPETRPGRYTILEHLDLKTEQIKDVYADYVKAIGS; this is translated from the coding sequence ATGCCAGTCCTGACCCGGCTGATCCCCTCCCCGCTCGTCGTCGACATCCGCCCCGGCGCCCTCGAGAGCCTGGGCGGTGTCCTCGCCGACGAGCGCATCTCGAACTCCGGACGCCTCGCCGTCGCCGTCAGCGGCGGCTCCGGCACCGGACTGCGCGAGCGGCTCGCCCCGTCGCTGCCCGGCGCCACCTGGTACGAGGTCGGCGGCGGCACCCTGGACGACGCGGTCCGGCTGGCCGGTGCCATGAAGGCCGGCCGCTACGACGCGGTCGTCGGACTCGGCGGCGGCAAGATCATCGACTGCGCCAAGTTCGCCGCGGCACGCGTCGGCCTCCCCCTGGTCGCCGTACCGACGAACCTCGCGCACGACGGTCTCTGCTCGCCCGTCGCCACCCTCGACAACGACGCGGGACGCGGCTCCTACGGGGTGCCCAACCCGATCGCCATCGTCATCGACCTGGACATCATCCGGGACGCCCCGGTGCGTTACGTACGTGCCGGGATCGGCGACGCCGTCTCCAACGTCTCCGCCGTCGCGGACTGGGAACTGGCGTGCCGGGTCAAGGGCGAGCGGATCGACGGACTCGCCGCGGCCATGGCCCGGCAGGCCGGCGAGTCCGTGCTGCGCCACCCCGGAGGCATCGGCGACAACGACTTCCTCCAGGTGCTCGCCGAGGCGCTGGTCCTCAGCGGCATCGCCATGTCGGTGTCCGGTGACTCACGGCCGTCCTCCGGGGCCTGCCACGAGATCAACCACGCCTTCGACCTGCTCTTCCCCAAGCGGGCCGCCGCCCACGGGGAGCAGTGCGGACTGGGCGCGGCCTTCGCGATGTACCTGCGCGGTGCGCACGAGGAGTCGGTGCACATGGCCGGGGTGCTGCGCCGGCACGGGCTGCCGGTGCTGCCCCAGGAGATCGGCTTCACGACGGAGGAGTTCGTCCGGGCCGTCGAATTCGCCCCGGAGACCCGGCCCGGCCGCTACACGATCCTCGAACATCTCGACCTGAAGACCGAACAGATCAAGGATGTCTACGCCGACTATGTCAAGGCCATCGGTAGCTGA
- a CDS encoding ABC transporter permease, producing MSETTHDGTVAASASVPPDEGLTAAELAARYGLTVSGARPSPAEYLRQLWARRHFILAFSRAKLTAQYSQAKLGQLWQVATPLLNAAVYFFIFGLLLGARRGIPHEIYVPFLVTGVFVFTFTQSSVLAGVRAISGNLGLVRALHFPRAALPVSFALQQLQQLLFSMVVLVAVVVAFGSLPALSWLLVVPALGLQFVFNTGLALVFARLGSRTPDLAQLMPFVLRTWMYASGVMFSIRAMLEGKDVPGWLADVLQWNPAAVYMDLVRFALIDGYGSSYLPPHVWAFAVGWALLAGVIGFVYFWKAEETYGRG from the coding sequence GTGAGTGAGACAACGCACGACGGCACGGTCGCGGCCAGCGCGTCCGTGCCGCCCGACGAGGGCCTCACGGCGGCCGAACTCGCCGCCCGGTACGGGCTGACGGTCAGTGGTGCCCGGCCGTCGCCGGCCGAGTACCTCCGTCAGCTGTGGGCGCGGCGGCACTTCATCCTGGCCTTCTCCCGGGCGAAGCTGACCGCGCAGTACAGCCAGGCCAAGCTGGGCCAGCTGTGGCAGGTGGCGACCCCGCTGCTGAACGCGGCGGTGTACTTCTTCATCTTCGGGCTGCTGCTGGGCGCCCGCCGGGGCATCCCGCACGAGATCTATGTGCCGTTCCTGGTGACCGGGGTGTTCGTGTTCACCTTCACCCAGAGTTCGGTGCTGGCCGGGGTGCGGGCGATCTCCGGGAACCTGGGGCTGGTGCGGGCGCTGCACTTCCCGCGGGCCGCGCTGCCGGTCTCCTTCGCGTTGCAGCAGCTGCAGCAGCTGTTGTTCTCGATGGTGGTGCTGGTGGCGGTGGTGGTGGCGTTCGGCAGTCTGCCGGCGCTGTCCTGGCTGCTGGTGGTGCCCGCGCTGGGGCTGCAGTTCGTCTTCAACACCGGGCTGGCGCTGGTCTTCGCCCGGCTGGGCAGCCGGACGCCGGATCTGGCCCAGCTGATGCCGTTCGTGCTGCGCACCTGGATGTACGCCTCGGGGGTGATGTTCAGCATCCGGGCGATGCTGGAGGGCAAGGACGTGCCGGGCTGGCTGGCCGACGTGCTGCAGTGGAATCCGGCCGCGGTCTACATGGATCTGGTGCGGTTCGCGTTGATCGACGGGTACGGGTCCTCGTATCTGCCGCCGCATGTGTGGGCGTTCGCGGTGGGCTGGGCGCTGCTGGCCGGGGTGATCGGTTTCGTCTACTTCTGGAAGGCCGAGGAGACCTACGGTCGTGGCTGA